A region of Methanobacterium sp. DNA encodes the following proteins:
- a CDS encoding TetR/AcrR family transcriptional regulator — MNVTGEITTKERIFEAAIDLFAQNGFDATSMREIAEAVGIKKASLYSHYKSKDEILEKIVEYPLARMMVIADVGVETEELIITRGLEGFMDLSGQTFTSWMEDPYMEKIFRIIHIELYHNQQAKKFYLDLWAAGYSFWESAFSIMIKHKLIRPFNPKILSRIFISFFKGALMDYFLVQYDNTSSFQQKYNTQINEFVVFIFNSIKMGIEGDLNEY; from the coding sequence ATGAACGTAACAGGTGAAATAACAACAAAAGAACGAATATTCGAGGCTGCAATTGATTTATTTGCCCAGAATGGATTCGACGCCACATCTATGCGTGAAATAGCAGAAGCAGTGGGCATTAAAAAAGCATCGCTATACAGCCATTATAAAAGCAAGGATGAGATACTGGAGAAGATCGTTGAATACCCTCTGGCAAGGATGATGGTCATTGCGGATGTAGGAGTTGAAACTGAAGAGTTAATTATCACGAGGGGGCTTGAGGGTTTCATGGACTTATCTGGCCAGACATTCACAAGCTGGATGGAAGATCCCTATATGGAAAAGATATTTAGAATCATCCACATTGAGCTATACCATAATCAGCAAGCAAAAAAATTCTATTTAGACCTATGGGCTGCAGGATACTCGTTTTGGGAGTCAGCCTTCAGCATAATGATAAAGCATAAGCTTATCCGCCCGTTTAACCCCAAAATACTGTCCAGAATATTTATATCATTTTTCAAGGGGGCATTAATGGATTATTTCCTTGTACAGTACGATAATACCAGCTCATTTCAACAGAAGTACAATACTCAAATCAATGAATTTGTTGTATTTATATTTAACTCGATAAAAATGGGGATAGAGGGGGATTTAAATGAATATTAA
- a CDS encoding EFR1 family ferrodoxin (N-terminal region resembles flavodoxins. C-terminal ferrodoxin region binds two 4Fe-4S clusters.), protein MLTKICYFTGTGNSLAVARNIADELGDTELISIPKVINEDISSDTPKIGLVFPVYMWGMPNMVVEFVSKLNVTEDQYVFSVATCTGQPGETLIQLQKMLQAKGTDLQAGFAVREASNTIQEDNIFIKIARLIERNSKISKSGKERLSEIVDVIRNKKEHKPEISSMLLNKFGNLIYGMAINRINTMGQFWVNKNCNLCLNCQRICPSNNIEIRNDKPYWNQKCEFCQACIQWCPKEAIHIENEDPKRRYHNPGVNLADLLLR, encoded by the coding sequence ATGTTAACTAAAATATGCTATTTTACGGGGACTGGTAACTCTTTAGCAGTGGCCAGAAATATTGCAGATGAACTTGGTGATACAGAGCTTATATCAATTCCTAAAGTTATAAATGAAGATATAAGCTCAGATACACCTAAAATAGGTCTTGTTTTCCCAGTGTACATGTGGGGGATGCCTAATATGGTGGTTGAATTTGTAAGTAAACTAAATGTAACTGAAGATCAGTATGTTTTTTCTGTGGCAACATGCACAGGTCAACCAGGTGAAACATTGATCCAATTACAAAAAATGCTGCAAGCGAAAGGTACAGACCTTCAAGCAGGCTTTGCTGTAAGGGAAGCTTCAAACACCATTCAGGAAGACAATATTTTCATTAAAATAGCCCGGTTAATTGAAAGAAATAGTAAAATATCTAAATCAGGAAAAGAAAGGCTTTCAGAGATTGTAGATGTAATAAGAAATAAAAAGGAACATAAACCAGAAATAAGTTCCATGCTGCTTAATAAATTTGGAAACTTAATATATGGAATGGCTATTAACCGTATAAATACAATGGGTCAATTCTGGGTTAATAAAAACTGTAATTTATGCTTAAACTGTCAACGAATCTGTCCAAGCAATAATATTGAAATAAGGAATGATAAACCCTATTGGAATCAAAAATGTGAATTTTGTCAGGCATGTATCCAGTGGTGCCCTAAGGAAGCGATTCATATTGAAAATGAAGATCCCAAAAGACGCTATCATAATCCTGGAGTGAATTTAGCGGATCTTCTTTTGAGGTGA
- a CDS encoding flavodoxin family protein: MGVKIIDFDSPRKKGNTYELTRRVEERMKQLGDVEFEYVFLKDLDLKTCLGCQVCFNKGEELCPLKDDRAMLEEKMQNADGVIFTSPNYVFNVSGLMKNFIDRFGYVCHRPRFFKSAMVLTTSGIGGSKLMLLPFSIAPQTWGFKIAHSFGIVTNGITEYSTPIEKANKKINNAFKKSMIF, encoded by the coding sequence TTGGGCGTCAAAATCATAGATTTTGACAGTCCTAGAAAGAAAGGTAACACTTACGAACTCACCAGAAGAGTCGAAGAGCGTATGAAACAACTTGGAGATGTGGAATTTGAGTATGTGTTTTTAAAGGATCTTGATCTTAAAACATGTCTTGGTTGTCAGGTTTGCTTTAATAAAGGCGAAGAATTATGCCCTTTAAAAGATGACCGGGCGATGCTTGAAGAAAAAATGCAAAACGCTGATGGAGTCATTTTTACCTCTCCAAATTATGTATTCAATGTTTCAGGCCTTATGAAGAACTTTATAGACCGATTTGGTTATGTATGTCATCGTCCGCGCTTTTTTAAAAGTGCAATGGTCTTAACCACTTCTGGTATTGGAGGATCAAAATTAATGTTATTGCCTTTCTCAATTGCACCCCAAACATGGGGATTCAAGATTGCTCACAGTTTTGGGATTGTAACAAATGGTATCACGGAATATAGTACTCCAATAGAAAAAGCTAACAAAAAAATTAACAATGCATTCAAAAAATCCATGATTTTTTGA
- a CDS encoding endonuclease III domain-containing protein, with amino-acid sequence MNKFQNQIKSIYRKLYDLYGPQGWWPLINLNSYNPNKTGALRGYHPQNYELPEERNEIYEVILGAILTQNTLWLQAEIALFNLNALNVIEPEKLLHLDDESLKSAIRCAGFLNQKAIYLKEITRFFIELDGRVPARKELLQVKGVGNETADSILLYAYKQPEFVIDTYTKRIFVHLGLVDENIKYMELKELFESNLPKDVALYQEYHALIVEHAKRYYSKRPYGVNDPLKELLNK; translated from the coding sequence ATGAATAAATTTCAAAATCAAATAAAGTCTATTTACCGGAAACTATATGATCTTTACGGTCCTCAGGGATGGTGGCCCCTTATTAATTTAAATAGTTACAATCCCAATAAAACAGGTGCTCTAAGAGGTTATCACCCCCAAAACTATGAACTGCCAGAAGAGAGAAATGAAATTTATGAAGTAATTCTCGGGGCGATTTTAACGCAGAATACACTCTGGTTGCAAGCGGAGATAGCATTATTTAACCTCAATGCATTAAATGTAATTGAGCCTGAAAAATTATTGCATCTCGATGATGAATCATTGAAATCAGCGATCCGCTGCGCTGGATTTTTAAACCAAAAAGCAATCTATCTTAAGGAAATCACCAGATTTTTTATTGAACTTGATGGAAGAGTTCCAGCAAGAAAAGAATTACTTCAAGTTAAAGGTGTTGGCAATGAAACCGCTGATTCAATCCTGCTTTATGCTTATAAACAGCCTGAATTTGTTATTGATACATATACAAAGAGAATATTTGTGCATTTAGGGCTTGTGGATGAAAATATAAAGTATATGGAATTGAAGGAGTTGTTTGAGTCAAATCTGCCGAAGGATGTGGCTCTTTATCAGGAGTATCATGCTTTAATTGTGGAGCATGCTAAAAGGTATTACAGTAAAAGGCCTTATGGTGTGAATGACCCTTTGAAAGAGTTATTGAACAAATGA
- a CDS encoding nuclear transport factor 2 family protein, translating to MKEKLMKKIVNQYFKAYNEFDLEGMIKNIHRDIVFKNYAGGEVTLELKGKSAFKTQIEQAFALFKNREMKIIEQEFGNDMIENKIDFKGVLAVDISDKLKKYDLIKLQSKSIFRFKNGKIISIEDIN from the coding sequence ATGAAAGAAAAATTGATGAAAAAAATTGTTAATCAGTACTTTAAAGCTTATAATGAATTTGATCTGGAAGGAATGATCAAAAACATTCACAGAGACATTGTATTTAAAAATTACGCTGGTGGGGAAGTTACTCTTGAATTAAAAGGAAAATCAGCATTTAAAACACAGATAGAACAAGCTTTTGCTCTTTTTAAAAATAGGGAGATGAAGATAATAGAGCAGGAATTTGGAAATGACATGATAGAAAACAAAATTGACTTTAAAGGAGTTTTAGCTGTTGATATATCAGATAAACTTAAAAAATATGATTTAATCAAACTCCAGAGTAAATCAATTTTTAGATTTAAAAATGGTAAAATCATCTCCATCGAAGATATAAATTAA
- the aroC gene encoding chorismate synthase, giving the protein MSGNTIGKIFKITTFGSSHGIALGAVVDGCPAGLELSKEDIQKELDKRRPGTSKVTTSRGETDEVMILSGIFEGKTDGTPIAAVVYNRDMDSSAYEPLRNKPRPGHADYGWISKYEHYDYRGGGRASGRTTIGHVIGGAIAKKLLEKLNIKVIAHVTKVGPIEAQKVELSKIGENIEKNSVRCADLEAAAKMEKLILDLKQKGDSVGGIVETIVLNVPAGLGEPVFDKLDADIAKVLMGIGSVKGVEIGAGFESSGLKGSGMNDEFYIENNEIKTKTNNSGGILGGISDGMPVIAKIAVKPTPSISKLQKTVDLGKMEDTEIEIRGRHDPCICPRITSVAEASVAVVLVDHLIRSGFIHPCKL; this is encoded by the coding sequence ATGTCAGGAAATACAATCGGCAAAATATTTAAAATAACAACTTTCGGCTCAAGCCACGGCATTGCACTTGGTGCAGTTGTAGATGGCTGCCCTGCAGGACTGGAATTATCAAAGGAAGATATACAAAAAGAGCTGGATAAACGTCGTCCTGGAACAAGTAAAGTTACAACTTCACGGGGCGAAACAGACGAAGTGATGATATTATCAGGGATCTTTGAAGGTAAAACAGATGGAACTCCTATTGCCGCAGTAGTCTACAACAGAGATATGGATTCATCAGCTTATGAACCCCTTAGAAATAAACCGCGACCAGGACACGCGGATTACGGGTGGATAAGCAAATATGAACATTATGATTACAGAGGAGGAGGCAGAGCAAGCGGAAGAACCACCATTGGGCATGTAATTGGCGGTGCAATTGCAAAAAAGCTCCTTGAAAAATTAAACATTAAAGTTATTGCTCATGTAACAAAAGTCGGCCCTATTGAAGCTCAAAAGGTTGAATTAAGCAAAATAGGAGAAAATATTGAAAAAAATTCTGTAAGATGTGCTGATTTAGAAGCGGCTGCAAAGATGGAAAAATTGATCCTTGATTTAAAACAGAAAGGAGATTCTGTAGGTGGAATTGTTGAAACTATAGTTTTAAATGTGCCTGCAGGTCTTGGTGAGCCTGTTTTTGATAAATTAGATGCAGATATTGCCAAAGTTTTAATGGGGATAGGTTCTGTAAAAGGAGTCGAAATTGGGGCTGGATTTGAATCATCTGGCTTAAAAGGTTCCGGGATGAACGATGAATTTTATATTGAAAATAATGAAATAAAAACAAAAACTAACAATTCTGGGGGAATATTAGGAGGTATATCTGATGGAATGCCCGTTATAGCAAAAATAGCTGTAAAACCAACTCCTTCCATTTCTAAACTTCAAAAAACTGTTGACCTTGGAAAAATGGAAGATACAGAAATAGAAATTAGGGGAAGGCACGATCCTTGCATCTGTCCAAGAATAACATCAGTTGCTGAAGCTTCTGTTGCTGTTGTACTTGTAGATCATCTTATAAGAAGTGGATTTATCCATCCATGTAAATTATAA
- a CDS encoding DUF308 domain-containing protein: MAEGNYLLGILAVILGILVIAFPLFRVFTASVLAGFAIIFLGIWVLVQSLGVWSTSKAGSVAYLILGLIAIIGGIGLFGNILAFSFLASFWLFFAGFFLIIAGIMSLFAKEGTVTKGSGGLGVILGILYIILASYAWNPYYLAVLIGIWLIIEGIALFFVSPSELVKPSVQE; encoded by the coding sequence ATGGCTGAAGGAAATTATTTATTAGGTATTTTAGCAGTAATACTTGGTATTTTGGTGATCGCATTCCCACTTTTCAGAGTCTTTACTGCCAGTGTACTTGCCGGGTTTGCCATAATCTTTTTGGGAATCTGGGTACTGGTTCAAAGTTTAGGTGTTTGGAGTACCAGCAAAGCAGGTAGTGTAGCATATTTAATACTGGGTCTTATTGCTATAATAGGAGGTATTGGTTTATTTGGAAATATACTTGCATTTAGCTTCTTAGCAAGTTTCTGGCTCTTCTTTGCAGGATTTTTCCTCATAATAGCAGGAATAATGTCCTTATTTGCTAAAGAAGGAACTGTTACTAAAGGATCTGGTGGATTGGGAGTTATTCTCGGTATTTTATACATAATATTGGCTTCATATGCATGGAATCCCTATTATTTAGCAGTATTAATAGGAATATGGCTAATAATCGAGGGTATTGCTCTATTCTTTGTTAGTCCATCTGAATTGGTAAAGCCATCTGTTCAAGAATAA
- a CDS encoding MFS transporter: protein MSKEGQYKWGVVIIACMAIFIIVLDSSAMNVAITTLVVDLNTTLSTIQAIIALYALIIASFMLLGSKLQDILGRKKTFLLGLAIYASGTTIATLSINAHMLLIGWAILEGIGAAMILPATTTIVGAAYEGKDRITAFGIWGGIAAMGAAIGPIVGGIFTTYITWRLVFGSELVFVAIILIFRHYLSESKPTLKWKDLDKVGVLLSIVSLILIVLGILLLTRPQYWEYVAVLITSGSILFVLFLLWQRRRIKKDLEPLSDISLLKNRVFGLGNINSIIQQIPLAGFLFIIPVFLQQVTKLNAFMTGVALLPASITILLFSLLGARLSSRLNSKYILIMGFIISAAGTFLLGNSFNINTQIVDIVPGTVVFGIGIGLLLSQLTNLTMSAARSDQETDAAGFLNAFKNLGYSMGTALIGVLLLLGIFIGLTSGIEASGIAENMTTEQIHDSLFNYVEKMQTVNPQNIPPQIVPQASQIVDSTISSAMKQTFNVLTLILLLGFIISIFISKSRKS, encoded by the coding sequence ATGTCTAAAGAAGGCCAATATAAATGGGGAGTAGTTATAATTGCATGTATGGCAATTTTTATTATTGTACTGGACTCATCAGCTATGAATGTAGCAATAACTACGTTAGTTGTGGATTTAAACACGACATTATCGACTATTCAAGCCATAATTGCTTTATACGCCCTGATTATTGCTTCATTTATGTTGTTAGGGAGTAAGCTTCAGGATATTCTTGGTAGAAAAAAGACATTTCTTCTGGGATTAGCAATATACGCTAGTGGAACCACTATAGCGACCTTGAGCATCAATGCTCATATGCTCCTTATAGGTTGGGCTATTCTGGAAGGAATAGGTGCGGCTATGATTTTACCGGCAACTACAACCATAGTTGGGGCTGCTTACGAAGGTAAAGATAGAATCACTGCTTTTGGAATTTGGGGAGGTATAGCAGCAATGGGTGCTGCAATTGGCCCAATAGTAGGGGGAATTTTCACTACATACATTACATGGAGGCTGGTATTTGGATCAGAACTTGTTTTCGTTGCAATTATACTAATTTTCAGGCATTACTTAAGCGAATCAAAACCAACCTTGAAATGGAAAGATTTAGACAAAGTTGGAGTGTTACTTTCAATAGTATCCCTAATTTTGATTGTCCTTGGCATTTTATTATTAACAAGACCTCAATATTGGGAATATGTAGCAGTATTAATAACTTCAGGCTCAATTCTCTTTGTGCTCTTCTTGTTATGGCAGAGGAGAAGAATTAAAAAAGATTTAGAGCCTCTTTCAGATATATCTCTCTTAAAAAATCGTGTATTTGGATTAGGTAATATAAACTCTATTATACAACAAATACCTTTAGCAGGGTTTCTTTTTATAATTCCTGTATTTCTGCAGCAGGTTACTAAACTTAATGCATTTATGACTGGAGTTGCTCTTTTACCTGCATCTATTACCATTCTTTTGTTTTCATTACTGGGTGCCAGGTTATCATCCAGATTAAATTCAAAATATATCTTGATAATGGGATTTATTATTTCAGCAGCTGGAACATTCCTATTAGGCAACTCATTTAACATAAACACTCAAATAGTGGATATTGTACCTGGAACAGTTGTATTTGGGATAGGAATTGGTCTTTTACTTTCACAGCTTACTAATCTCACCATGTCTGCTGCAAGAAGTGATCAGGAAACTGATGCTGCTGGTTTCCTTAATGCATTTAAAAATTTAGGTTATTCTATGGGGACAGCTTTAATAGGAGTTTTACTCTTACTTGGAATATTCATTGGTCTTACTAGCGGAATAGAAGCATCAGGCATAGCTGAAAACATGACCACAGAACAGATACATGACAGTCTTTTTAACTATGTGGAAAAAATGCAGACAGTTAATCCTCAAAATATACCTCCACAAATAGTACCACAAGCCTCACAGATTGTTGATTCCACTATTAGCTCTGCAATGAAGCAGACATTCAATGTTTTAACGTTAATTCTGCTTTTAGGGTTTATTATCAGTATTTTTATATCGAAAAGCAGGAAATCATAA
- a CDS encoding cation:proton antiporter produces the protein MNEILIFFVTTFIFALFSKRLAGSIITAHMVFIAAGLLIGWLITSYIDIRNPPISDIVLLIAEIALVLVLFSDASRIGPGSLRGNNLPTRLLGIGLTLTIILGIIIAALLFTDLTIWEAGIIGVVLAPTDAALGQIVVKNKKLPDGIRKTLEIESGLNDGLSVPFLLVFIAIGLAEETFRPIGLFIEVALEQIGLGVLIGLSVGIIGGLLIIKARNRDWITPTYQRIGFLAMALISFIIADEIGGSGFIAAFIGGLATGYVIKDAGEILTDFTAEEGQLLNLAVFFLLGVILASLIGSVTWQIVLYAILSLTVIRMIPVAVSLIGTKLNKNSILFIGWFGPRGLASIVLVLIAIERLHSFPGLNTVLLTVLITVLFSIFAHGITASPLSNLYARKIKEQLNNE, from the coding sequence ATGAATGAAATATTAATTTTTTTTGTTACAACATTTATTTTTGCATTATTTTCAAAAAGATTAGCTGGAAGCATTATTACTGCCCATATGGTTTTTATTGCGGCTGGTTTACTGATTGGATGGCTTATAACGAGTTATATTGATATTAGAAACCCTCCAATATCAGATATAGTACTTCTAATTGCAGAAATAGCACTAGTACTCGTCCTATTTAGCGATGCATCTCGAATTGGACCAGGATCGCTTAGAGGAAACAATCTACCAACACGATTACTGGGCATAGGTTTAACGTTAACCATAATTCTAGGAATTATAATTGCTGCTTTGTTATTTACAGATCTTACCATTTGGGAAGCGGGCATAATTGGGGTTGTTCTTGCTCCCACTGATGCAGCTTTAGGACAAATAGTTGTTAAAAATAAAAAATTACCTGATGGCATACGTAAAACGCTGGAAATAGAAAGTGGGCTAAATGATGGATTATCAGTTCCTTTTCTCCTTGTTTTCATAGCTATTGGTCTTGCTGAAGAAACTTTTAGACCAATAGGACTCTTTATAGAAGTAGCATTGGAACAAATAGGTTTAGGAGTGCTGATTGGACTGAGTGTTGGGATAATTGGAGGTTTATTAATAATTAAAGCCAGAAATAGGGACTGGATAACTCCAACATATCAAAGAATTGGATTTTTAGCCATGGCACTTATTTCATTCATAATAGCTGATGAAATAGGCGGAAGTGGATTTATAGCTGCATTTATAGGAGGATTAGCCACCGGTTATGTGATTAAAGATGCGGGAGAGATTTTAACTGATTTCACCGCAGAAGAGGGGCAATTATTAAATCTAGCTGTATTTTTCCTTTTAGGAGTTATTTTAGCCTCCTTAATTGGTAGTGTAACCTGGCAAATTGTTTTATATGCTATTTTAAGCTTAACTGTAATTAGAATGATACCTGTTGCCGTATCCCTGATTGGAACTAAGTTAAATAAAAATTCTATTCTGTTTATTGGATGGTTTGGTCCCAGAGGTCTTGCATCCATTGTTTTAGTTCTTATAGCAATAGAACGACTACATTCTTTTCCAGGCCTTAATACAGTCTTATTAACCGTTCTAATAACAGTTTTATTCAGCATTTTTGCCCATGGAATCACTGCTTCGCCTTTATCAAACCTCTATGCTCGTAAAATCAAAGAACAGTTGAATAATGAATAA
- a CDS encoding pyridoxal-dependent decarboxylase, with amino-acid sequence MLARLFNAPSDCKSIGTGTIGSSEAIMLGLLAHKWTWKKRRQAEGKSYNKPNIVMGADVHTVWEKFARYFDVELKLTPKKRSLYNNCRRHCSSENGY; translated from the coding sequence ATGCTAGCTCGGCTTTTTAATGCCCCATCTGATTGCAAATCCATAGGTACAGGCACTATCGGATCCTCTGAAGCAATTATGCTTGGACTTTTAGCTCATAAATGGACATGGAAAAAGCGCCGCCAGGCTGAAGGAAAATCCTATAATAAACCCAACATTGTGATGGGAGCAGATGTGCATACAGTATGGGAGAAGTTTGCACGCTATTTTGATGTAGAACTGAAGCTTACCCCTAAAAAGAGATCTTTATACAATAACTGCAGAAGACATTGCAGTAGTGAGAATGGTTATTAA
- a CDS encoding MFS transporter: MFEILRNNQKLTLLVISLGAFMGFLDVSIVNVSLPTMAKFFGVSTSSVFWVILIYMIVLGSFLIAFGKLAQQKGYKKVFLTGFFLFIIGSAMSGLAQHFDTLIMARFIQAVGAAMFSAITAAMVAIYLPENVRGRNMGIIATMGSLGMALGPVLGGFITQYINFHWIFYINIPIGIFAIIMGKAVFEETEIQPGKIDVFGIILIFIAQTTLIFALNKGLDFGWTSSIILGSIITSIIFWALFIFQESRTSEPLLDMNFVRIRQIALAIAGNFFFNMPYSGAVVLLPFYFELAKGFSVSQSGMALAIMPIAIMIVGPLAGILSDRIDPNRVSLIGALIGILACVLIASFNPLSSLVFIAVAFLVMGASVATFNPPNTKFVIGESPIQYRGIASGLVNTSRMMGNGFGVAILITSAVMAIFAGAMPGTIADITPDLVSAGIRNAFLIGAVIMVIALILISLTIKKQEIK, encoded by the coding sequence GTGTTTGAAATTTTGAGAAATAACCAGAAACTCACTTTACTCGTAATTTCTTTAGGTGCGTTTATGGGATTTTTAGATGTGTCTATAGTTAATGTTTCTCTTCCTACAATGGCCAAATTCTTCGGAGTCAGCACTAGTTCCGTATTTTGGGTTATCTTGATATATATGATAGTCCTTGGAAGTTTTCTCATTGCTTTTGGAAAGTTAGCACAACAAAAGGGCTATAAAAAGGTTTTTCTTACAGGATTTTTTTTATTTATCATAGGTTCAGCCATGAGCGGCCTTGCTCAACATTTTGATACATTAATTATGGCTCGTTTTATTCAAGCAGTTGGTGCTGCTATGTTTTCTGCGATAACCGCGGCTATGGTAGCTATTTACCTTCCAGAAAATGTAAGGGGCAGAAATATGGGAATTATTGCTACAATGGGTTCTCTGGGAATGGCATTGGGGCCAGTCCTGGGTGGTTTTATCACTCAATACATAAATTTCCACTGGATATTCTATATCAATATTCCTATTGGGATTTTTGCCATAATAATGGGAAAAGCTGTTTTTGAAGAAACAGAGATCCAACCGGGTAAAATCGATGTTTTCGGCATAATTTTAATATTTATAGCTCAAACAACCTTGATATTTGCCCTAAACAAAGGACTTGATTTTGGATGGACTTCTTCAATTATATTGGGAAGTATCATTACATCAATAATTTTCTGGGCATTGTTCATTTTCCAGGAGTCTAGAACCTCAGAACCTCTTCTTGACATGAATTTTGTGCGTATACGTCAGATAGCTCTTGCAATTGCAGGCAATTTTTTCTTTAACATGCCCTATTCGGGAGCAGTTGTTCTATTACCGTTCTACTTTGAGTTAGCCAAAGGATTCAGCGTAAGTCAATCTGGTATGGCTCTTGCTATCATGCCTATCGCTATTATGATTGTAGGCCCTCTAGCAGGGATTCTTTCTGATAGAATAGATCCAAATCGAGTATCTTTAATAGGAGCATTGATTGGTATTTTGGCTTGTGTCCTCATAGCTTCATTTAACCCTTTATCAAGTCTTGTATTCATCGCCGTTGCTTTTTTAGTAATGGGAGCATCAGTGGCTACTTTTAATCCGCCTAACACTAAATTTGTCATTGGAGAAAGCCCGATTCAATATAGGGGAATAGCTTCTGGGCTTGTAAACACATCTCGAATGATGGGTAATGGTTTTGGAGTGGCTATTTTGATTACTTCTGCAGTTATGGCCATCTTTGCAGGAGCAATGCCTGGAACCATTGCAGATATAACACCAGACCTTGTATCTGCAGGAATTCGTAATGCTTTTTTAATTGGGGCAGTTATTATGGTAATTGCATTGATTTTAATATCTTTGACTATAAAAAAGCAGGAAATCAAATAA
- a CDS encoding PH domain-containing protein — MRSTREVRSGEEVVFKTRPHFLMYLKSALIKFMVIVFIVYFFRDTMSLAAALQNFIINYVQVPLVQSVTIILLVLIFVLFLWIIGDLLSWKYTSYIITNTRIISKKGILRKKRSSIHFDKIQDIRVSQGIIERIIASGDIEIYSGHDFTTMKLYDVPGPDKVENLINRAIEGDFEFKKPFRKSEKNKPVVSNYERKFRR, encoded by the coding sequence ATGAGAAGTACCCGGGAAGTTCGTTCAGGAGAAGAAGTAGTTTTTAAAACAAGACCGCACTTTTTAATGTATTTGAAGTCTGCTTTAATCAAATTCATGGTTATAGTGTTCATAGTATATTTCTTTAGAGATACAATGTCTTTGGCGGCAGCTTTGCAAAATTTTATCATTAATTATGTTCAGGTTCCCCTTGTACAATCTGTTACAATTATTCTGTTAGTCTTAATCTTTGTGCTGTTTCTTTGGATCATCGGGGATCTGCTTTCATGGAAGTACACATCATATATCATTACAAATACAAGAATAATCTCTAAAAAAGGTATACTCCGTAAAAAAAGGTCTTCAATTCACTTTGACAAAATTCAGGATATAAGGGTTTCGCAGGGGATAATAGAACGTATCATAGCAAGTGGAGATATAGAAATATACAGCGGCCATGATTTTACCACAATGAAACTTTATGATGTTCCAGGTCCCGATAAAGTAGAAAACTTGATTAATCGGGCTATTGAAGGAGATTTTGAATTTAAAAAGCCTTTCAGAAAATCTGAAAAGAATAAGCCAGTGGTGAGTAATTACGAAAGGAAATTTAGAAGGTAG
- a CDS encoding UPF0280 family protein: MITERIQINETNILLKTDLMNHRLDKFILKQRMELINYIRKNREFLLSFEPVNMDEGPFIAKIMAKAGEIADVGPMAAVAGAMSELSMKYLVNKGAEYVIIENGGDIALKTNKDVVMGLYAGTSSLSGQIGFKIKHEKTPMGICTSSGTVGHSISLGRADSVTVFADEASVADALATSIANEAKGDLDEDAVQSCLDRADDFKFYFRGVMIVVGGSAGTIGKIPELIKTDKKVVLGDLFDIY; encoded by the coding sequence ATGATCACAGAAAGAATACAGATTAATGAAACCAATATTTTGCTTAAAACAGATTTAATGAATCATAGATTGGATAAATTCATTTTAAAACAACGTATGGAGCTTATAAATTATATACGTAAAAACAGGGAATTTTTACTATCTTTCGAACCTGTAAACATGGATGAAGGGCCTTTTATAGCTAAGATAATGGCTAAAGCCGGTGAAATCGCTGATGTAGGTCCAATGGCAGCTGTTGCAGGGGCCATGTCTGAGCTTTCAATGAAATATTTGGTGAATAAAGGTGCGGAATATGTAATAATAGAAAATGGTGGAGATATTGCACTTAAAACCAATAAAGATGTTGTGATGGGCCTTTATGCCGGAACTTCATCACTTTCAGGACAAATTGGTTTTAAAATAAAGCATGAAAAGACTCCTATGGGAATTTGCACATCTTCAGGTACAGTAGGTCATTCCATAAGTCTTGGAAGGGCAGATTCTGTCACCGTATTTGCTGATGAGGCCAGTGTTGCTGATGCACTTGCAACCAGCATTGCAAATGAAGCTAAAGGTGATTTAGATGAAGATGCTGTTCAAAGCTGTCTTGATAGGGCTGATGATTTTAAGTTCTATTTCAGAGGAGTTATGATAGTTGTAGGGGGGTCAGCAGGAACAATTGGAAAAATCCCAGAGCTTATAAAAACAGATAAAAAGGTTGTTTTGGGAGATTTATTTGATATATATTGA